In Anomalospiza imberbis isolate Cuckoo-Finch-1a 21T00152 chromosome 19, ASM3175350v1, whole genome shotgun sequence, a genomic segment contains:
- the LOC137485377 gene encoding uncharacterized protein isoform X2, whose translation MRAVLQRRRLPGPWGMAGGRQPRGPAAAPPLVVDLRSDTVTRPCAAMRRAMARAAVGDDDYGEDPTVNELQRRAAGTLGTESALFVPTATMANLIAVMCHCQRRGAQLFLGQDAHLQLYEHGGAAQVAGVHSQALPDLPNGTFDLEQLELTIREAHGSRYHPRPELICLENTHSSAGGRALPLTYLRQVRGLADHYGLRVHMDGARLMNAAVAQGVEPAQIAQHCDSVSLCFSKGLGAPAGAVLAGCREFVAEAWRVRKLLGGGMRQAGVLAAAARLGLQQAEAMLRRDHNNARSFAEGIHALDSPLCSINLAAVETNIVMVSVQGAWPSPAELCDRLRAVSEEEEAETGQAVSVLLLPWSARTVRAVWHRNISARDTELARRKLEFVARKCQEELALGLHPTPPGTGGA comes from the exons ATGCGGGCGGTGCTGCAGCGGCGTCGGCTACCTGGGCCCTGGGGGATGGCCGGGGGGAGGCAGCCGCGGGGtcccgccgcggccccgccgcttGTCGTGGACCTGCGGAGCGACACGGTGACCCGGCCGTGCGCGGCGATGCGCCGCGCCATGGCCCGCGCCGCCGTGGGCGACGACGACTACGGAGAGGACCCGACAGTGAACG AGCTGCAGCGCCGGGCCGCGGGGACTCTGGGGACGGAATCGGCTCTGTTCGTGCCCACGGCCACCATGGCGAACCTCATCGCCG TGATGTGCCACTGCCAGCGCAGGGGAGCTCAGCTGTTCCTGGGCCAGGACGCCCACCTGCAGCTCTACGAGCACGGCGGGGCCGCACAG GTTGCCGGTGTGCACTCCCAGGCACTGCCAGATCTGCCGAATGGCACGTTCgacctggagcagctggagctgaccATCCGTGAGGCCCACGGCAGCCGGTACCACCCACGTCCTGAGCTCATCTGTCTGGAGAACACGCACAGCTCGGCCGGGGGCCGGGCACTGCCCCTCACCTATCTCAGGCAG GTCCGTGGGCTTGCAGACCATTACGGGCTGCGGGTGCACATGGACGGCGCACGACTGATGAATGCAGCAGTGGCCCAGGGTGTGGAGCCAGCTCAGATTGCCCAGCACTGTGACTCTGTGTCCCTCTGCTTCTCCAAG GGCCTGGGCGCCCCGGCTGGTGCGGTGTTGGCAGGGTGCAGGGAGTTTGTCGCCGAGGCCTGGCGTGTACGGAAGCTGCTGGGTGGGGGCATGCGGCAGGCGGGAGTGCTGGCGGCTGCCGCCCGCCTCGGGCTGCAGCAGGCGGAGGCGATGCTGCGCAGAGACCACAACAACGCCCGGAGCTTTGCGGAAG GTATCCATGCGCTGGACTCTCCTCTCTGCTCCATCAACCTGGCCGCAGTGGAGACCAACATTGTGATGGTAAGTGTCCAGGGGGCCTGGCCGTCCCCTGCCGAGCTCTGCGACCGCCTGCGTGCCGtcagcgaggaggaggaggctgagacCGGGCAGGCTGTCAGTGTCTTGCTGCTCCCGTGGTCGGCACGGACTGTGCGCGCCGTCTGGCACCGCAACATCTCGGCCCGTGACACTGAGCTTGCAAGGAGAAAGCTGGAATTTGTGGCCAGGAAGTGCCAGGAGGAATTGGCCTTGGGACTGCATCCAACACCTCCAGGCACTGGGGGAGCCTGA
- the LOC137485377 gene encoding uncharacterized protein isoform X1 — MRAVLQRRRLPGPWGMAGGRQPRGPAAAPPLVVDLRSDTVTRPCAAMRRAMARAAVGDDDYGEDPTVNELQRRAAGTLGTESALFVPTATMANLIAVMCHCQRRGAQLFLGQDAHLQLYEHGGAAQVAGVHSQALPDLPNGTFDLEQLELTIREAHGSRYHPRPELICLENTHSSAGGRALPLTYLRQVRGLADHYGLRVHMDGARLMNAAVAQGVEPAQIAQHCDSVSLCFSKVCLCGEGSPGLAGASTSWSLALVCRCWAKNTPGRLGPSPGGVAAPGTAGVTPLVVLQGLGAPAGAVLAGCREFVAEAWRVRKLLGGGMRQAGVLAAAARLGLQQAEAMLRRDHNNARSFAEGIHALDSPLCSINLAAVETNIVMVSVQGAWPSPAELCDRLRAVSEEEEAETGQAVSVLLLPWSARTVRAVWHRNISARDTELARRKLEFVARKCQEELALGLHPTPPGTGGA, encoded by the exons ATGCGGGCGGTGCTGCAGCGGCGTCGGCTACCTGGGCCCTGGGGGATGGCCGGGGGGAGGCAGCCGCGGGGtcccgccgcggccccgccgcttGTCGTGGACCTGCGGAGCGACACGGTGACCCGGCCGTGCGCGGCGATGCGCCGCGCCATGGCCCGCGCCGCCGTGGGCGACGACGACTACGGAGAGGACCCGACAGTGAACG AGCTGCAGCGCCGGGCCGCGGGGACTCTGGGGACGGAATCGGCTCTGTTCGTGCCCACGGCCACCATGGCGAACCTCATCGCCG TGATGTGCCACTGCCAGCGCAGGGGAGCTCAGCTGTTCCTGGGCCAGGACGCCCACCTGCAGCTCTACGAGCACGGCGGGGCCGCACAG GTTGCCGGTGTGCACTCCCAGGCACTGCCAGATCTGCCGAATGGCACGTTCgacctggagcagctggagctgaccATCCGTGAGGCCCACGGCAGCCGGTACCACCCACGTCCTGAGCTCATCTGTCTGGAGAACACGCACAGCTCGGCCGGGGGCCGGGCACTGCCCCTCACCTATCTCAGGCAG GTCCGTGGGCTTGCAGACCATTACGGGCTGCGGGTGCACATGGACGGCGCACGACTGATGAATGCAGCAGTGGCCCAGGGTGTGGAGCCAGCTCAGATTGCCCAGCACTGTGACTCTGTGTCCCTCTGCTTCTCCAAGGTCTGCTTgtgtggggaggggtctccggggctggcaggggccaGCACAAGCTGGAGCCTGGCCCTTGTTTGCAGGTGTTGGGCTAAGAACACACCTGGCAGGCTGGGCCCCAGCCCAGGAggggtggctgcccctgggacAGCTGGAGTGACCCCACTGGTGGTTCTGCAGGGCCTGGGCGCCCCGGCTGGTGCGGTGTTGGCAGGGTGCAGGGAGTTTGTCGCCGAGGCCTGGCGTGTACGGAAGCTGCTGGGTGGGGGCATGCGGCAGGCGGGAGTGCTGGCGGCTGCCGCCCGCCTCGGGCTGCAGCAGGCGGAGGCGATGCTGCGCAGAGACCACAACAACGCCCGGAGCTTTGCGGAAG GTATCCATGCGCTGGACTCTCCTCTCTGCTCCATCAACCTGGCCGCAGTGGAGACCAACATTGTGATGGTAAGTGTCCAGGGGGCCTGGCCGTCCCCTGCCGAGCTCTGCGACCGCCTGCGTGCCGtcagcgaggaggaggaggctgagacCGGGCAGGCTGTCAGTGTCTTGCTGCTCCCGTGGTCGGCACGGACTGTGCGCGCCGTCTGGCACCGCAACATCTCGGCCCGTGACACTGAGCTTGCAAGGAGAAAGCTGGAATTTGTGGCCAGGAAGTGCCAGGAGGAATTGGCCTTGGGACTGCATCCAACACCTCCAGGCACTGGGGGAGCCTGA